Genomic DNA from Bacteroidota bacterium:
CCCGGCAGGTCAAACAATATTGTTCTCAGATACCAGAGCAACAGCAAGCTTCATAACAGTCTCTTGTACAATCTGATCTTCTTTTGACACCGGCGACTAATACGCACTGCCACATGGTCCATTTTAAAATAACGTACACCGTCACAAAGCTGACACTATAACGCGTAATTCCTTATCCTGATTGGTACGCAAACCAAACGCAGGATTTCACGATGCGTATCCCAAAGCATTTTTTGCGACTGATTGCTGGAGTTACCGCTTGCGTGCTATCAAGCGGATGCGTCACAATGTATTCTTTTAATAGCTTCGATGACGCAGGGATGTCTGACCTGAGGGAACGCAAGTTTCTGGAATTCCCCATGGAGTTTGAGTTGATTACAAACAACTATAAACTGCCTGTGGGGGACCTTGCTTTTTCTTTTGCGCGCGCGCGACAGGCCATGGACAAAAGCCTCGCGGCCTTTCTTTTTGTGGATCTTTCTGATGTGGACGCCACCTATACCAGCCTGACGGCCCGTTATTTTTTCAGCCGCAACAAATATGTTCGCCCCTACCTCGGCGGCGCGTTCGGCCGCTCACGGCTAACAGCAACCTGGAACCAGAAGAAATACAACCCTGCCAGGTATATTTGCGCCGGGGCCTGTTCATCGCAAGAGTCGGAAGATTTGTTCAAAGGGTTTAACCCGGAGTTGCGCATAGGCGTTGAGGCACTCGGGGGGTTGATGCTTGAATTCGGACGCAGTTTCAACCGCGGCAACGCCCAGTATCCGATGACGGGCAGTCGGTTCTCTATTGGCGTGCGCCGGCGGGTATCCTGGTAGTTGGTACCAACAGCTCGCCGCTGGGTAGATGCAAAGGCAACAAAAGCACGTACTGGCGCGACTCATTTCTTCTGTTGTATTATCCCTCCAACACACCAAACAACGATGCAAGAGAGCACATGTCGGTCTACATCATTCCTATCGTCTCCATTGTGGTTGGACTCGCTATCACGGACCTGGCAGCCAGCTTCCACCGTCTATTGAGAAAGCGCGACATCGTTACGTGGGACTGGTTGGTTTTGCTGCTTGCCCTGAATCTCTTGCTGTTAATCTTGATCAACTGGTGGTTTGTCTACAAAATCAATGTAGACGGCGCGTTCGAGTCGCTCTGGGTGTTTATACCGTTGATCATCAGTTTCCTCCTGCAATACATATGGACGGCTTCTGTCTTGCCAGACCAGATTCCACCAGAAGGCATCGACCTCAAGCAATACTACGCAGCAAACAGCGCCTACATCTGGTGGAGCGGATTTTCGGTGTTACTCTTTGGCGCCTTTGCAAATGCCACACGCCTTGCCGCTTCCAGCGCCAGCATAGACTTCCTTGCGCTCATTACATCACCCGACGTAAGCAAACTACTCGCCTTGTCAATCATCACAATTTTTCTGGCAATGATAAAAAAGCGTGCTTTTCATATGCTGATGATAGTACTCATGCTGGCTGTATTGCTTGTAGACGCGGCCCTCATGAATGGGAAGCTTATTGAGTGAGGAGTGAGGAGTGAGGAGTGAGGAGTGAGGAGTGAAAAGCTGGTTTTCGGGACAGGTTCAGATGAATATCGTGAAATACAGAAAACACGACAAACATCATAAAACCGAACTTCAAAGTCCTGTGCATTACATATCAAATACGAAGAGCATGTGCAGTGGCTCAATTTTCTGCTATAGCAACCACGCTTGGTAGCGGTGTCGACAGGGCGTCATCAAAAATACTTGAGAGCCCCACATGGCCCAGGTGCGGCACCTCCTTTTCACTGCGTCGCTTTACTGTATAGGATGCTGCTATGCCCAGTTCACCTATGAGATAATTCGCCAGGCGCACCCGAGAGATAACCCGTGTGGCCGGCACATGGCGAATGCCAGTGACTGTACTGTTGGCAAGATCCATGAGACGCCTGGCAAGATCGTGGGCCCAAACGGTTGAGCGGAATTCGTCTTCAATGATGGTGATCGGGAGGTTGCGCTGGGAACGGTAGCGCAGCCAGTCCCGGTGCCCGGTTCGACCATCCGGGGAATCGCCAATGGCAAGACCGGCCCGCACAACAAGCGAATCGGCGCGTGCAAGCACCAACTCCTCGGCCGCCACGCGGGTTCTGCCGTATACGCTAATCGGCGCAGGAGCGCTCTCTTCATCATAAAGCGCATCTCTCCCGCCAAAAACATGATCGGATGAGACGTACACCAGCCGTGTCTCTGCCGGCAAAGCTTTGATGAGTCGCTTTACGTGCTCGACGTTGATTTCGTAGGCCCAGTCCGGATTCTCTTCACACTTGGTAATGTCACAAACAGCATGGCAATACAAAAACGTTTGGTGTGGATGACCGGCTGCCAGTGCTTCAATCCAGACCTCGCTATCCAACTGCATCACGGGCCAATTTTTAACAGCCGGCGCCCGGCTCGGCCATGGGATATAAGGCAAGACCTCGCCGGGGAACGCCTTTGCAAGATTGTACCCCAACATTGATGTTGCCCCGAGAAGCATCATTTTAGTTGCCGGCGTCGAGACCATTACACTACACATAGATTAAAGCGTCTGCACACACTTTCCTTCAGATTCAGAGATCACAATTAGACTTGCCATTCAGGCAATAGTTTGAAATGTGCCAATCCACCCTGAAGAGTCA
This window encodes:
- a CDS encoding sugar nucleotide-binding protein; this translates as MCSVMVSTPATKMMLLGATSMLGYNLAKAFPGEVLPYIPWPSRAPAVKNWPVMQLDSEVWIEALAAGHPHQTFLYCHAVCDITKCEENPDWAYEINVEHVKRLIKALPAETRLVYVSSDHVFGGRDALYDEESAPAPISVYGRTRVAAEELVLARADSLVVRAGLAIGDSPDGRTGHRDWLRYRSQRNLPITIIEDEFRSTVWAHDLARRLMDLANSTVTGIRHVPATRVISRVRLANYLIGELGIAASYTVKRRSEKEVPHLGHVGLSSIFDDALSTPLPSVVAIAEN